Proteins from a single region of Bacteroidota bacterium:
- a CDS encoding phosphatase PAP2 family protein, translating into MKKIIFILILFSFTNSYSQKNSETENPDIRIFRSINNNRSHFLDKFISITDKTVFPAAIVTPITMFAFARGNKNIYDENSSVLLGVSEVTSLGLTLGIKKIVKRKRPFVTLPKVYSSENNSPTDDYSFPSSHTSTVFSMATALTLRYNDSPLLIAGAYTYAMIVSYGRIYLGVHYPSDVLAGAVVGAGGAILIYSIRTEIIKAKSNLFNETYSDDKKVSVNGYVALGSLVGAGFINNFLLGSKIPVLRKTNVTTGFNSVALQINF; encoded by the coding sequence ATGAAGAAGATAATATTTATTTTAATATTATTTTCCTTTACAAATTCATACTCACAAAAAAATTCAGAAACGGAAAATCCTGATATAAGGATTTTCCGTTCTATTAATAATAACCGCTCGCACTTCCTTGATAAATTTATTTCAATAACAGATAAGACAGTTTTTCCTGCAGCAATCGTTACTCCCATTACAATGTTTGCTTTTGCAAGAGGGAATAAAAATATTTACGATGAAAACTCATCTGTATTACTTGGAGTTTCAGAAGTAACTTCATTAGGCTTAACACTTGGAATAAAAAAAATCGTAAAAAGAAAAAGACCGTTTGTAACTTTGCCAAAAGTTTATTCAAGCGAGAATAATTCACCTACGGATGATTATTCATTTCCTTCTTCGCATACATCAACTGTATTTTCTATGGCAACGGCTTTGACATTAAGATATAATGATAGTCCCCTGCTAATTGCCGGAGCATATACTTATGCTATGATAGTTTCCTATGGAAGAATTTATTTAGGCGTGCATTATCCGAGTGATGTTTTAGCGGGAGCTGTTGTCGGAGCAGGAGGCGCGATATTGATTTATTCCATAAGGACAGAAATTATAAAAGCAAAAAGTAATTTATTTAATGAGACTTATTCTGATGACAAAAAAGTAAGTGTTAACGGATATGTAGCCTTAGGAAGTTTGGTTGGTGCAGGATTTATTAATAATTTTTTATTGGGCTCTAAAATTCCCGTGTTAAGAAAAACAAACGTAACAACCGGTTTTAACTCAGTCGCATTGCAAATAAATTTCTAA
- the lysS gene encoding lysine--tRNA ligase encodes MTEQNDLVKRRYEELEHIKSMGINPYPHRFDVSHYSKDIIDNFVDPADDEQKEKAKEIIISVAGRIMAIRKMGKACFVHIKDEQGKIQLYIRKDDVGEDSYNLMKLLDIGDIIGAAGYVFRTKTGEVSVHCNSFTLLTKSLHPLPVVKEEVLESGEKIVHDAFADVELRYRQRYIDLIVNDGVKEVFIKRTKIIQSIKRTLEDKAFFEVETPTLQSVYGGANARPFITHHNALDMRLYLRISNELYLKRLIVGGFNRVYEFVRDFRNEGIDRTHNPEFTQVEWYQAYGDYFDSMNMFEQVCEAACIAANGTTKVMYGETEIDFKAPWKRIKMVDAIKEATGLDVMSMSKDEIIKHMVKNEIDFDRKISHSKGLLISALFEETCESGLVQPTFITEHPIDTTPLCKPLREYSMEQLEQMKNDPEAVIFVERFEPYINKWELGNSYTELNDPVLQRALLEQQVERGRGGEEETHPMDEDFLRAIEIGMPPTTGVGLGVDRLVMLLTNSQTIRDVIFFPLMRQL; translated from the coding sequence TTGACGGAACAAAACGACCTGGTAAAAAGAAGGTACGAAGAGCTTGAACACATAAAAAGCATGGGAATAAATCCTTATCCCCATAGATTTGATGTCTCGCATTACTCAAAAGATATAATCGATAATTTTGTTGATCCTGCCGATGACGAGCAGAAAGAAAAAGCAAAAGAAATAATCATTTCTGTTGCAGGAAGAATAATGGCAATCCGCAAAATGGGCAAAGCCTGTTTTGTACACATAAAAGATGAACAGGGAAAAATACAGTTATACATCCGCAAAGATGATGTAGGTGAAGATAGTTATAATTTAATGAAGCTTCTTGATATCGGTGATATTATAGGAGCTGCAGGTTATGTTTTCAGAACGAAGACAGGTGAAGTTTCCGTACACTGTAATTCATTTACCTTGTTAACTAAGTCTTTGCATCCTCTTCCTGTAGTTAAAGAAGAAGTTCTGGAATCAGGTGAAAAGATTGTTCATGATGCTTTTGCCGATGTTGAGTTAAGATACAGACAGCGATACATTGACTTAATTGTAAACGACGGAGTAAAGGAAGTTTTTATAAAGAGAACAAAAATTATTCAATCCATAAAAAGAACATTAGAAGATAAAGCTTTCTTCGAAGTTGAAACTCCTACTTTGCAAAGTGTTTATGGCGGCGCGAATGCACGTCCGTTCATCACACATCACAATGCACTGGATATGAGACTGTACTTAAGAATCTCCAATGAATTATATCTGAAAAGATTAATCGTCGGCGGATTCAATCGTGTTTATGAATTCGTACGTGACTTCAGAAATGAAGGGATTGACAGAACACACAATCCTGAGTTCACACAGGTAGAATGGTATCAGGCATACGGAGATTACTTTGACAGCATGAATATGTTTGAGCAGGTTTGCGAAGCTGCATGTATTGCCGCAAACGGCACAACTAAAGTTATGTACGGAGAAACTGAAATTGATTTCAAAGCTCCGTGGAAAAGAATTAAAATGGTCGATGCTATTAAAGAAGCAACAGGGCTTGATGTAATGAGCATGAGCAAAGATGAAATTATAAAACACATGGTAAAAAATGAAATCGACTTCGACAGAAAAATTTCTCACAGCAAAGGATTATTAATCTCTGCCTTGTTTGAAGAAACATGTGAAAGCGGATTGGTGCAGCCAACGTTCATCACTGAGCATCCGATTGACACTACTCCCCTATGCAAACCACTTAGAGAGTACTCAATGGAGCAGCTTGAGCAAATGAAGAATGATCCTGAAGCTGTTATCTTTGTAGAAAGATTTGAACCATATATTAACAAATGGGAATTAGGAAATTCATATACAGAATTAAACGACCCTGTTCTCCAAAGAGCGTTGCTTGAACAGCAGGTTGAAAGAGGCCGCGGCGGAGAAGAAGAAACACATCCGATGGATGAAGACTTCCTTCGCGCTATTGAAATCGGTATGCCTCCTACAACGGGAGTCGGGCTTGGAGTTGACAGACTTGTGATGCTTCTGACAAATTCACAAACTATAAGAGACGTAATATTCTTCCCTCTTATGAGACAGTTGTAA
- a CDS encoding 7-carboxy-7-deazaguanine synthase QueE — translation MKISELFYTIQGEGKRAGKPSFFIRTNHCNLRCQFAGGNLCDTAYTSWHPDDEKNIGDIEIEKIIGEYLQHNCIDVVITGGEPTMFEEDLTNLCIELKRINPECVITIETNGTYMGKFVEYIDLVSISPKLKSSTPFGTQYEKLHTNNRVNFESFKKYNELRNEGKIDIQWKFVVTSEDDLNEILELQKEVGFKNSDVYLMPEGITEEELAAKRLEIIELCKKYQFNYTDRLHVIIWGNKRGV, via the coding sequence ATGAAAATTTCAGAACTTTTTTATACTATACAAGGTGAAGGAAAGAGGGCAGGCAAGCCCTCTTTTTTTATCCGCACAAATCATTGTAACTTACGCTGTCAGTTTGCCGGAGGCAATCTATGTGATACAGCCTACACAAGCTGGCATCCGGACGATGAAAAAAATATCGGTGATATTGAAATTGAAAAAATAATCGGCGAGTATCTTCAACATAATTGTATTGATGTTGTTATCACCGGCGGCGAGCCGACTATGTTTGAAGAGGATTTAACAAATCTTTGTATTGAACTGAAAAGAATAAATCCTGAGTGTGTGATTACAATTGAAACAAACGGCACTTACATGGGGAAATTTGTAGAGTATATTGATTTGGTTAGCATTAGTCCCAAACTGAAATCCTCCACTCCGTTCGGTACTCAATATGAAAAACTTCACACCAATAACAGAGTAAATTTTGAAAGTTTTAAGAAATATAACGAGTTAAGAAATGAAGGTAAGATTGATATTCAGTGGAAATTTGTTGTAACGAGTGAAGATGATTTGAACGAAATATTAGAACTGCAAAAAGAAGTAGGCTTCAAAAACTCCGATGTTTACTTAATGCCGGAAGGTATTACCGAAGAAGAGCTTGCTGCAAAACGATTGGAAATAATTGAGTTATGCAAAAAATATCAGTTCAATTATACCGACAGACTTCATGTGATTATATGGGGAAACAAAAGGGGAGTGTAA
- a CDS encoding pyridoxal-phosphate dependent enzyme, producing the protein MKYYNNILDLIGNTPLVKLNKLTTGYKATVLAKMESMNPGGSVKDRIGISMIEAAEKEGTLKPGGTIIEATSGNTGIGLALAANQKGYKCIFVMTEKASAEKKNYLKALGAEVIIKPLSAKPGTPEHYVETAKRLHREIPNSLFAYQYGNENNPLAHYKTTGPEIWEATEGKITHFVAGIGTGGTIIGTARYLKEKNPNIKIIGADPYGSIFKTFKATGQTPEGVPYLVEGIGQDIIPENVDVTLIDEIVNVSDIDSVKMCRKLSSVEGIFCGSSTGTIAKVALDVAKDLDENAVVVFIVCDTGERYLSKYHSDEWMREKRLLDKDMVTVGTIFHTKAAKDTPELVTVSSDQTVSDALYLTNQYNLTTIPVFDGEKCIGSLNEQKLLNDLMKDRNSASKNVKDVMDAKPPILEISENVEKAIEQLKKNPAVLVSEYGKIAGIITNYDVLEFV; encoded by the coding sequence ATGAAATATTATAATAATATACTGGACTTAATCGGCAACACTCCTCTTGTAAAGCTTAATAAACTTACAACGGGTTACAAAGCGACTGTACTTGCAAAAATGGAATCTATGAATCCGGGAGGAAGCGTTAAGGATAGAATAGGTATCTCGATGATTGAAGCAGCTGAGAAAGAGGGCACTTTAAAACCGGGCGGAACTATCATTGAAGCAACAAGCGGTAACACAGGTATAGGACTTGCCCTTGCAGCAAATCAGAAAGGTTACAAATGTATTTTTGTAATGACTGAAAAAGCATCTGCAGAAAAGAAAAATTATTTGAAAGCTTTAGGCGCTGAGGTGATAATAAAACCACTCTCTGCAAAACCGGGCACACCTGAACATTATGTTGAAACAGCAAAAAGACTTCACAGAGAAATTCCGAATTCTTTATTTGCTTATCAGTATGGAAATGAAAACAACCCCTTAGCTCACTATAAAACAACAGGCCCGGAAATATGGGAAGCGACCGAAGGAAAAATTACACACTTTGTTGCAGGTATTGGTACAGGCGGAACGATTATCGGTACAGCAAGATATCTTAAAGAAAAAAATCCCAATATAAAAATAATCGGTGCAGATCCTTATGGCTCTATATTCAAAACATTTAAAGCAACGGGACAGACGCCTGAAGGAGTACCTTACTTAGTAGAAGGTATCGGCCAGGATATTATTCCTGAAAACGTTGATGTAACTCTCATAGATGAAATAGTTAATGTAAGTGATATTGATTCTGTAAAGATGTGCAGAAAGCTTTCAAGCGTTGAAGGTATTTTCTGCGGCTCATCAACAGGAACGATTGCAAAAGTTGCTCTTGATGTTGCAAAAGATTTGGATGAAAATGCAGTTGTTGTATTTATCGTTTGCGATACAGGTGAAAGATATCTGAGCAAATATCACTCGGATGAATGGATGAGAGAAAAGAGATTGCTTGATAAAGATATGGTTACAGTCGGAACGATTTTCCATACAAAAGCAGCGAAAGATACTCCTGAGCTTGTTACAGTAAGTTCAGACCAGACAGTATCAGATGCATTATACTTAACCAATCAATATAACTTAACAACAATTCCTGTTTTTGACGGAGAGAAATGTATCGGTTCCTTGAATGAGCAAAAATTACTGAATGACTTAATGAAGGACAGAAACAGCGCAAGTAAAAATGTTAAAGATGTGATGGATGCTAAGCCGCCGATCCTTGAAATAAGCGAGAACGTTGAAAAAGCTATTGAGCAACTGAAAAAGAATCCTGCAGTGCTCGTATCCGAGTACGGAAAAATTGCAGGCATTATTACAAACTACGATGTACTTGAATTCGTTTAA
- the iscX gene encoding Fe-S cluster assembly protein IscX: MFDKFKWEDTEDIGIALYEKMPDTDPLHIRFTDLLEWIKGLENFDDDISKSNESKLEAIQMAWYEEWKENQ; encoded by the coding sequence ATGTTTGATAAATTCAAATGGGAAGATACTGAAGATATCGGCATTGCGCTCTATGAGAAAATGCCTGATACTGATCCTTTGCATATAAGATTTACCGATTTGCTTGAATGGATAAAGGGACTTGAGAACTTCGATGATGATATTTCTAAATCGAATGAATCAAAACTTGAAGCAATTCAGATGGCATGGTATGAAGAATGGAAAGAGAATCAGTAG
- a CDS encoding pseudouridine synthase translates to MAKKKDTSKDIVKETSEEAIDSTAEETIDNTAEETPDYTAYKSNDEITEPAPAKERLNKFIAANGMFSRRKIDEFIVEGRVSVNGKEVYDLGTKINPLTDKVFIDGERVRITDKKIYLMMNKPLNVITSVSDEKKRPTVIDIVNMKTKVFPVGRLDFHTTGLLILTNDGDFANKLMNPVFKVWKTYDVKLSRPLEHKHRQLLEKGIKLEGVYTLPAVINIPNERDYTEVVVSISQGKNRQVRRMFEHFGYFVNKLHRSGYGALKLGNLREGEFRKMTKEEVESLMTKQPAPKSMSEERVPKERAEKSEIKGVKKNYTRGPKDFKKDKPVRDFKKKFSKDNDDSGRDFKKKFSDEKPNRFSRETDSQRGFKKKFSDDRSEEKQKQNKIDYKKKFSNDTRLEKRPKKGYENDFSDRPKSSVRDDDFVRKDSKPGFKKNFSKSGPKRFSSDAPKSFSKSGPKKFSSDSQSRDSKPDFKKKFSKKVSSGSKNFKSGFKKRF, encoded by the coding sequence ATGGCAAAGAAAAAAGATACATCTAAAGATATAGTTAAAGAGACATCTGAAGAAGCAATTGACAGCACAGCTGAAGAGACAATTGACAATACAGCCGAAGAAACACCTGACTACACGGCTTACAAATCAAATGACGAAATAACCGAACCGGCTCCTGCTAAAGAGAGACTGAATAAATTCATCGCTGCAAACGGAATGTTTTCCCGCCGCAAAATAGATGAGTTTATCGTAGAAGGTCGTGTAAGCGTAAACGGCAAGGAAGTTTATGACCTTGGCACAAAAATAAATCCTTTAACAGATAAAGTTTTTATTGACGGTGAGCGCGTTCGTATAACAGATAAGAAAATTTATCTGATGATGAACAAGCCGCTTAACGTAATTACTAGTGTAAGCGATGAAAAGAAAAGACCGACTGTGATAGATATTGTAAACATGAAAACGAAAGTTTTCCCTGTGGGAAGATTAGATTTTCATACAACAGGATTGCTTATCCTTACTAACGATGGCGACTTTGCTAACAAGTTAATGAACCCGGTTTTCAAAGTCTGGAAAACTTACGATGTAAAATTATCCAGACCGCTTGAACATAAACACAGGCAGCTGCTTGAAAAAGGAATTAAGCTCGAAGGTGTTTATACACTTCCGGCAGTTATAAATATTCCAAACGAAAGAGATTATACAGAGGTAGTTGTTTCAATTTCACAGGGAAAGAACAGACAGGTAAGAAGAATGTTTGAGCACTTCGGATACTTTGTGAATAAACTTCACCGTTCAGGTTACGGAGCATTGAAGCTCGGTAACTTGCGTGAAGGTGAGTTCCGCAAAATGACAAAGGAGGAAGTCGAGAGTTTAATGACTAAGCAGCCTGCTCCGAAATCAATGTCAGAGGAAAGAGTTCCAAAAGAAAGAGCAGAGAAGAGTGAAATAAAGGGAGTAAAGAAAAATTACACAAGAGGACCTAAAGATTTTAAGAAAGATAAACCTGTAAGAGATTTTAAAAAGAAATTTTCAAAGGATAACGATGATAGCGGAAGAGATTTTAAGAAGAAGTTTTCTGACGAAAAGCCAAACAGATTTTCCAGAGAAACAGATTCACAAAGAGGTTTTAAAAAGAAATTTTCTGATGATAGATCCGAAGAAAAACAGAAACAGAATAAGATAGATTACAAAAAGAAATTCTCGAATGATACACGCTTGGAGAAACGACCCAAGAAAGGATATGAAAATGATTTTTCGGACAGACCAAAAAGTTCAGTAAGAGATGATGACTTTGTAAGAAAAGATTCCAAGCCTGGATTTAAAAAGAATTTTTCAAAATCAGGGCCAAAGAGATTTTCAAGTGATGCACCAAAATCATTTTCTAAATCAGGACCGAAGAAATTTTCTTCAGATAGCCAAAGCAGAGATTCAAAACCGGACTTTAAAAAGAAGTTCTCAAAAAAAGTAAGCAGCGGAAGCAAGAATTTTAAGTCGGGCTTCAAAAAAAGATTTTAA
- the scpB gene encoding SMC-Scp complex subunit ScpB has product MVNNDIKNIIESLIFASEEQIPAKQIREILSSFSIKTDVNKIEQAVDALNEEYNQSGSSFEIIKVAGGYQFATRKEFGIYVGKLFDEKQRKKLSQSSIETLAIIAYKQPITRSEIEFIRGVNVDYIVNSLLERDLICITGRAETPGRPILYGTTDTFLKILGLNSVSDLPKLKEINEILQNEKIEGITEADIDLFNSVNQNFIPGKPEEGGDAQEEIKFDEDGNKIQSGDELMVDPEAPEITSDDIPEINIDELEIKSTIEIDKNLEEDKESD; this is encoded by the coding sequence ACGATATAAAAAATATTATCGAGTCATTGATATTTGCTTCGGAGGAACAAATCCCTGCAAAGCAGATCCGCGAAATTTTATCTTCTTTCAGCATAAAAACTGATGTGAATAAAATTGAGCAGGCAGTCGATGCTTTGAATGAAGAGTACAATCAGTCAGGCAGCTCATTTGAAATAATAAAAGTCGCCGGCGGATATCAGTTTGCTACAAGAAAAGAATTTGGTATTTACGTAGGCAAACTATTCGATGAAAAGCAAAGAAAGAAATTATCTCAGTCATCGATTGAGACACTTGCAATCATTGCGTACAAGCAGCCTATTACAAGAAGCGAAATTGAATTTATCCGCGGAGTAAATGTTGACTATATAGTTAATTCACTGCTGGAAAGAGATTTGATTTGCATTACCGGAAGAGCTGAAACTCCCGGCAGACCGATATTATACGGAACAACTGATACGTTCCTGAAAATATTAGGATTGAATTCAGTGAGTGATTTACCGAAGCTGAAAGAGATAAATGAAATTCTTCAGAACGAAAAAATTGAAGGAATAACTGAAGCGGATATTGATTTGTTTAATTCTGTTAATCAGAATTTTATTCCGGGTAAACCTGAAGAAGGCGGCGACGCGCAGGAAGAAATTAAATTTGATGAAGACGGAAATAAAATTCAAAGCGGCGATGAATTAATGGTTGACCCCGAAGCACCTGAGATTACATCGGATGATATTCCCGAAATAAACATCGATGAGTTAGAAATAAAAAGCACTATAGAAATAGACAAGAATTTAGAAGAAGATAAAGAAAGCGATTAA
- a CDS encoding glycosyltransferase family 9 protein: MATFSKENIKKIVVSRTDNLGDVILTLPLITQIKKNFPDASVTFLVKKYVHDLIKDYPGINEFAFIDDLNDSSKLKKFFKQGEFDLLINVYPRFEIALAAFLAGVKIRVGTGYRWYSYLFNKRNHEHRKTAEKHEAVYNLNLLKTITHSKNDFPVEFNFQISEDEIKNLRDKLLKKSFDINSDYIIIHIPSKGSAAKLSKEKFVEYINAFNSEFKNVKVIFTGVSEERDEIVSVIAGISEKDNLVNLCGELTLSELKVLINKSKLFVSNSTGPIHIAGALNKNIIGFYPHHLPASKTRWQPLSKNTVILEPEIEDNMNSIQIESMLKATRNFLK, translated from the coding sequence ATGGCTACCTTCAGTAAAGAGAATATAAAGAAGATAGTTGTTTCAAGAACCGACAACCTTGGAGATGTTATTCTCACACTTCCTTTAATAACTCAAATCAAAAAAAACTTTCCTGATGCTTCAGTAACTTTTCTCGTAAAAAAATATGTGCATGACCTGATAAAAGATTATCCCGGAATTAATGAATTTGCATTTATAGATGATTTAAATGATTCATCAAAACTAAAAAAGTTTTTTAAACAAGGTGAGTTTGATTTACTGATTAATGTGTATCCGAGATTTGAAATTGCGCTGGCTGCATTTTTAGCGGGAGTAAAAATACGGGTCGGGACGGGTTACAGATGGTATTCATATTTATTCAATAAAAGAAATCACGAGCACAGAAAAACTGCTGAGAAACATGAAGCAGTTTATAATCTGAATTTGCTTAAGACAATAACTCATTCTAAAAATGATTTTCCGGTTGAGTTTAATTTTCAAATCAGTGAAGATGAGATTAAAAATTTGCGTGATAAGCTGCTTAAGAAATCATTTGATATAAATTCAGATTATATAATAATACATATTCCAAGCAAAGGCTCGGCTGCTAAACTTTCCAAAGAGAAATTTGTTGAATATATAAATGCTTTTAACTCTGAATTTAAAAATGTAAAAGTTATTTTTACAGGAGTGAGTGAAGAGAGAGATGAAATTGTGTCAGTGATAGCTGGGATTAGTGAAAAAGATAATCTGGTTAATCTCTGCGGAGAGTTAACTCTTTCAGAACTTAAAGTGCTTATAAATAAAAGTAAACTGTTCGTTTCAAATTCTACAGGTCCCATACATATTGCAGGAGCGTTGAATAAAAACATAATCGGATTTTATCCGCATCATCTTCCTGCAAGCAAAACACGATGGCAGCCGCTGAGTAAGAATACAGTAATACTGGAGCCTGAAATTGAAGATAATATGAATTCTATTCAAATAGAATCAATGTTAAAAGCCACAAGAAATTTTTTAAAATAA
- a CDS encoding PLP-dependent transferase, whose amino-acid sequence MKTTSSKFATKAIHAGQHPEETTGAVITPIFQTSTYSNDKLGETKGYDYGRTINPTRQALEANLAALENGKYGFCFSSGMGAIQCLITIFKPGDHIIVTNNTYGGTYRLFEQVIRGYGLDFTYVDTSDVNETSAAIKDNTKMIFIETPTNPMLRLTDLEALAILANSKNIITCVDNTFMSPYFQNPLDFGITVVTHSSTKYINGHSDVIGGCLITSDEKLAERFKFLQNSIGAVPSPFDCWLVLRSTKTLAVRMKAHNENALAICEFLKTDKKIKNVIYPGLPSHPQHELAKKQMRGFSGIISLELGSYETAQAFCNALDIFQIAESLGGVESLVCHPVSMTHGSIPKDLREKIGLSDGLVRLSVGIEDKDDLIEAIKNALAKI is encoded by the coding sequence TTGAAAACTACTTCATCGAAATTCGCAACAAAAGCGATTCACGCAGGGCAGCATCCTGAAGAAACGACAGGCGCGGTTATAACTCCTATATTCCAGACCTCAACTTATTCGAATGACAAGCTCGGCGAAACAAAAGGATATGATTACGGAAGAACAATAAATCCCACAAGGCAGGCGCTTGAAGCAAACCTTGCCGCTCTTGAAAACGGAAAGTACGGATTTTGTTTTTCATCGGGCATGGGTGCAATTCAATGCCTTATAACTATCTTCAAACCCGGCGACCATATCATCGTTACAAACAATACATACGGCGGAACATACAGATTATTTGAACAGGTAATAAGAGGCTACGGACTTGATTTTACCTATGTAGATACTTCAGATGTGAATGAAACTAGCGCTGCTATAAAAGATAACACTAAAATGATTTTCATTGAGACGCCTACAAATCCGATGCTTAGATTAACTGACTTAGAAGCGCTGGCAATACTTGCAAACTCTAAAAATATTATCACTTGTGTTGATAACACTTTTATGAGCCCTTACTTCCAGAATCCTTTAGACTTTGGTATTACAGTAGTCACACACAGCTCAACAAAATATATTAACGGTCACAGCGATGTTATAGGCGGATGTTTAATTACTTCAGATGAAAAACTTGCAGAGAGATTTAAGTTTTTGCAAAACTCTATAGGCGCAGTGCCGTCACCGTTCGATTGCTGGCTTGTACTTCGCTCTACCAAAACACTTGCAGTAAGAATGAAAGCGCACAATGAAAATGCACTGGCAATTTGTGAATTCCTGAAGACTGATAAAAAAATTAAAAATGTAATTTACCCGGGACTTCCTTCTCATCCACAGCATGAACTTGCAAAAAAACAAATGAGGGGTTTCAGCGGAATTATTTCTCTTGAGCTTGGAAGCTACGAAACTGCGCAGGCATTCTGTAACGCTCTGGATATTTTTCAGATTGCAGAGTCACTCGGAGGAGTTGAATCATTAGTTTGCCATCCTGTTTCAATGACACATGGAAGCATTCCTAAAGATTTGAGAGAGAAAATAGGATTAAGCGACGGTCTTGTAAGACTTTCAGTCGGCATAGAAGATAAAGATGATTTGATTGAAGCAATAAAGAATGCATTAGCAAAAATTTAA
- a CDS encoding LON peptidase substrate-binding domain-containing protein, translating to MIKIPLFPLNLVLFPNSKLPLHIFEERYKIMITRCMDNNEPFGINLMSNNNISAIGSTADVVNKFNVLPNGEMDIVIRGISRYELKNYNLSSEGYFMGEIKYLEDDTQFAREDFDKAVECYNKIIDAAYKGTLEKINPEELRWIDGSESVSFFIAQKCGLNLLERQQILEIDSEQDRLTYLLKYFDEVMPKIVEADRISQIIQSDGYLQ from the coding sequence ATGATTAAGATACCGCTGTTCCCGCTAAATCTCGTCCTCTTTCCTAACTCAAAATTACCGCTGCATATTTTTGAAGAACGATATAAAATAATGATTACAAGATGCATGGATAATAATGAGCCGTTCGGAATAAACCTGATGTCTAATAATAATATAAGCGCAATTGGTTCTACTGCAGATGTTGTGAATAAATTTAATGTGCTGCCAAACGGAGAAATGGATATCGTTATAAGAGGAATATCTCGCTACGAACTTAAAAATTATAATCTTTCTTCCGAAGGTTATTTCATGGGAGAAATTAAATATCTTGAAGACGACACCCAATTTGCCAGAGAAGATTTTGATAAAGCAGTTGAGTGTTATAATAAAATAATAGATGCAGCATATAAGGGAACGCTGGAAAAAATAAATCCTGAAGAGCTAAGATGGATTGACGGCTCGGAATCTGTCTCATTTTTCATAGCACAGAAGTGCGGATTGAATTTATTGGAGCGCCAGCAAATCCTTGAAATCGACAGCGAACAGGACAGGCTGACATATCTATTAAAATATTTTGATGAAGTAATGCCGAAGATAGTTGAAGCTGACAGAATATCACAAATAATTCAAAGCGATGGCTACCTTCAGTAA
- a CDS encoding DUF3108 domain-containing protein, with the protein MKNKIILTFLLIFTTLTAAFAQDTTLRTVPNNAFKQGEKLTFEINYGFITAGTAEMIISPNLVTINARPVYDITFTVNSSSAFGSVYKVNDFYKCYLDQQGLFPWRFEQHIKEGNYTRDFEALFDQVYGKVKTYTGEKDPKKFEGEFDIPKYVHDGISAFYYARTLDYSGMKNNDVIHLQNFYNDKTFPLDIKYLGKETVEVSAGEFRCIKVQPFFIEGGLFKSEGDITVWLTDDDRKMPVKVSSKIIIGSVDVDLTDYSGLAGPLKSKQ; encoded by the coding sequence ATGAAAAATAAGATAATTTTAACATTTTTACTGATTTTTACAACATTAACTGCTGCTTTTGCGCAGGATACGACATTAAGAACAGTTCCAAATAATGCATTCAAGCAGGGTGAAAAACTTACGTTTGAAATCAATTACGGATTCATTACTGCAGGTACTGCTGAAATGATAATTTCACCTAACCTTGTAACAATTAATGCAAGACCTGTTTACGATATTACATTCACGGTAAACTCGTCATCTGCGTTCGGTTCTGTTTATAAAGTAAACGACTTTTACAAATGTTATCTTGACCAGCAGGGGTTATTTCCATGGAGATTTGAGCAGCACATTAAAGAAGGAAATTACACGAGAGATTTTGAAGCTTTATTTGATCAGGTTTACGGCAAAGTCAAAACTTATACCGGTGAAAAAGATCCAAAGAAATTTGAAGGGGAGTTTGATATACCTAAATATGTTCACGACGGTATCAGTGCGTTTTATTATGCAAGAACACTGGATTACTCAGGTATGAAAAATAATGATGTAATTCATTTACAAAATTTTTATAACGATAAAACTTTTCCGCTAGATATTAAGTATCTTGGTAAAGAAACTGTTGAAGTTTCGGCAGGTGAGTTCAGATGCATTAAAGTCCAGCCGTTCTTTATTGAAGGCGGTTTGTTTAAGAGTGAAGGTGATATCACTGTATGGCTTACAGATGACGACAGAAAAATGCCTGTGAAGGTTAGCTCAAAAATTATAATCGGTTCAGTTGATGTTGACTTAACTGATTACTCGGGACTTGCAGGTCCGTTAAAATCCAAGCAATAA